Proteins co-encoded in one Salvia splendens isolate huo1 chromosome 4, SspV2, whole genome shotgun sequence genomic window:
- the LOC121799153 gene encoding sorting nexin 1-like isoform X1, with amino-acid sequence MINTQETGSGPLVQSPRSPPSQSQYITVSVLDPAKMGNGVQAYISYKVITKTNFPEYDGPEKIVIRRYSDFVWLRDRLFEKYKGVFIPPVPEKSTVEKFRFSAEFIEMRRKALDVFVNRVASHQELQHSEDLRIFLTVDEQTMERARSQETGIFKKKPADLMQIFKDVQSKVSDVVLGKEKPVEESSPEYEKLKNYVFQLEDHLAEAQKHAYRLVKRHRELGQSLSDFGKAVKLLGECEGNALGKAFSELGAKSEILSVLLQKEAQNLLMNFEEPLKDYVRSVQSIKATIAERAIAFRQHCELAEAIKFKEIDMNKLRLTRSDKLYDAEHEYEELKAEGAEAWRRFEKIVKLMNEEIVRFQEQKTVDLGVAFHEFALGQAQLANSIASAWRSLLPKLEACSS; translated from the exons ATGATAAACACG CAGGAAACTGGATCGGGGCCGCTGGTGCAAAGCCCTCGATCCCCACCGTCACAGTCGCAGTATATCACCGTATCCGTGCTCGATCCAGCTAAGATGGGCAATGGAGTTCAGGCTTACATCTCTTACAAAGTTATCACGAAG ACCAACTTCCCTGAATATGATGGCCCTGAAAAAATTGTTATCCGAAGGTACAGTGATTTTGTTTGGCTAAGAGATCGCCTTTTTGAAAAGTACAAGGGTGTCTTTATCCCTCCTGTTCCCGAGAAGAGCACTGTAG AGAAGTTCAGATTCAGTGCTGAGTTCATTGAGATGAGGCGTAAAGCTTTGGATGTGTTTGTAAACCGTGTAGCTTCGCATCAGGAGCTTCAACATAGTGAGGATTTAAGAATCTTTTTGACAGTTGATGAGCAG ACAATGGAAAGAGCAAGATCCCAGGAAACTGGCATTTTCAAGAAAAAGCCAGCAGATTTGATGCAGATTTTCAAG GATGTACAGTCCAAAGTGAGTGATGTTGTTCTCGGAAAAGAGAAACCGGTTGAAGAATCAAGCCCTGAATATGAGAAGCTTAAGAATTATGTTTTTCAGCTCGAAGATCACCTAGCTGAAGCGCAGAAGCATGCTTACCGTCTTGTGAAGAGACACAGGG AGTTAGGACAATCTTTATCAGACTTTGGTAAGGCAGTGAAGCTACTAGGTGAATGTGAAGGAAATGCTCTCGGCAAGGCTTTTTCTGAGCTGGGTGCGAAATCAGAGATTTTGTCAGTTCTTCTGCAGAAAGAG gcTCAGAACCTCTTGATGAATTTTGAAGAACCTTTGAAAGATTATGTGCGTTCAGTGCAGTCTATTAAG GCAACAATAGCAGAAAGAGCAATTGCATTCAGGCAGCATTGTGAACTGGCCGAAGCAATTAAGTTTAAAGAAATAGATAT GAACAAACTCAGGTTAACCCGTTCAGACAAACTGTATGATGCGGAGCATGAATACGAAGAG CTAAAAGCTGAGGGTGCAGAAGCCTGGAGAAGGTTCGAGAAAATTGTGAAGCTAATGAATGAAGAAATCGTTCGATTCCAAGAACAAAAGACGGTAGATTTAGGTGTGGCTTTCCATGAATTTGCCCTAGGTCAGGCACAGCTGGCTAACAGTATTGCCAGTGCTTGGCGCAGTCTTCTTCCAAAGCTCGAAGCTTGCTCCTCGTAG
- the LOC121799153 gene encoding sorting nexin 1-like isoform X3, with product MINTQETGSGPLVQSPRSPPSQSQYITVSVLDPAKMGNGVQAYISYKVITKTNFPEYDGPEKIVIRRYSDFVWLRDRLFEKYKGVFIPPVPEKSTVEKFRFSAEFIEMRRKALDVFVNRVASHQELQHSEDLRIFLTVDEQTMERARSQETGIFKKKPADLMQIFKDVQSKVSDVVLGKEKPVEESSPEYEKLKNYVFQLEDHLAEAQKHAYRLVKRHRELGQSLSDFGKAVKLLGECEGNALGKAFSELGAKSEILSVLLQKEAQNLLMNFEEPLKDYVRSVQSIKATIAERAIAFRQHCELAEAIKFKEIDMLTRSDKLYDAEHEYEELKAEGAEAWRRFEKIVKLMNEEIVRFQEQKTVDLGVAFHEFALGQAQLANSIASAWRSLLPKLEACSS from the exons ATGATAAACACG CAGGAAACTGGATCGGGGCCGCTGGTGCAAAGCCCTCGATCCCCACCGTCACAGTCGCAGTATATCACCGTATCCGTGCTCGATCCAGCTAAGATGGGCAATGGAGTTCAGGCTTACATCTCTTACAAAGTTATCACGAAG ACCAACTTCCCTGAATATGATGGCCCTGAAAAAATTGTTATCCGAAGGTACAGTGATTTTGTTTGGCTAAGAGATCGCCTTTTTGAAAAGTACAAGGGTGTCTTTATCCCTCCTGTTCCCGAGAAGAGCACTGTAG AGAAGTTCAGATTCAGTGCTGAGTTCATTGAGATGAGGCGTAAAGCTTTGGATGTGTTTGTAAACCGTGTAGCTTCGCATCAGGAGCTTCAACATAGTGAGGATTTAAGAATCTTTTTGACAGTTGATGAGCAG ACAATGGAAAGAGCAAGATCCCAGGAAACTGGCATTTTCAAGAAAAAGCCAGCAGATTTGATGCAGATTTTCAAG GATGTACAGTCCAAAGTGAGTGATGTTGTTCTCGGAAAAGAGAAACCGGTTGAAGAATCAAGCCCTGAATATGAGAAGCTTAAGAATTATGTTTTTCAGCTCGAAGATCACCTAGCTGAAGCGCAGAAGCATGCTTACCGTCTTGTGAAGAGACACAGGG AGTTAGGACAATCTTTATCAGACTTTGGTAAGGCAGTGAAGCTACTAGGTGAATGTGAAGGAAATGCTCTCGGCAAGGCTTTTTCTGAGCTGGGTGCGAAATCAGAGATTTTGTCAGTTCTTCTGCAGAAAGAG gcTCAGAACCTCTTGATGAATTTTGAAGAACCTTTGAAAGATTATGTGCGTTCAGTGCAGTCTATTAAG GCAACAATAGCAGAAAGAGCAATTGCATTCAGGCAGCATTGTGAACTGGCCGAAGCAATTAAGTTTAAAGAAATAGATAT GTTAACCCGTTCAGACAAACTGTATGATGCGGAGCATGAATACGAAGAG CTAAAAGCTGAGGGTGCAGAAGCCTGGAGAAGGTTCGAGAAAATTGTGAAGCTAATGAATGAAGAAATCGTTCGATTCCAAGAACAAAAGACGGTAGATTTAGGTGTGGCTTTCCATGAATTTGCCCTAGGTCAGGCACAGCTGGCTAACAGTATTGCCAGTGCTTGGCGCAGTCTTCTTCCAAAGCTCGAAGCTTGCTCCTCGTAG
- the LOC121799153 gene encoding sorting nexin 1-like isoform X2, with protein sequence MINTETGSGPLVQSPRSPPSQSQYITVSVLDPAKMGNGVQAYISYKVITKTNFPEYDGPEKIVIRRYSDFVWLRDRLFEKYKGVFIPPVPEKSTVEKFRFSAEFIEMRRKALDVFVNRVASHQELQHSEDLRIFLTVDEQTMERARSQETGIFKKKPADLMQIFKDVQSKVSDVVLGKEKPVEESSPEYEKLKNYVFQLEDHLAEAQKHAYRLVKRHRELGQSLSDFGKAVKLLGECEGNALGKAFSELGAKSEILSVLLQKEAQNLLMNFEEPLKDYVRSVQSIKATIAERAIAFRQHCELAEAIKFKEIDMNKLRLTRSDKLYDAEHEYEELKAEGAEAWRRFEKIVKLMNEEIVRFQEQKTVDLGVAFHEFALGQAQLANSIASAWRSLLPKLEACSS encoded by the exons ATGATAAACACG GAAACTGGATCGGGGCCGCTGGTGCAAAGCCCTCGATCCCCACCGTCACAGTCGCAGTATATCACCGTATCCGTGCTCGATCCAGCTAAGATGGGCAATGGAGTTCAGGCTTACATCTCTTACAAAGTTATCACGAAG ACCAACTTCCCTGAATATGATGGCCCTGAAAAAATTGTTATCCGAAGGTACAGTGATTTTGTTTGGCTAAGAGATCGCCTTTTTGAAAAGTACAAGGGTGTCTTTATCCCTCCTGTTCCCGAGAAGAGCACTGTAG AGAAGTTCAGATTCAGTGCTGAGTTCATTGAGATGAGGCGTAAAGCTTTGGATGTGTTTGTAAACCGTGTAGCTTCGCATCAGGAGCTTCAACATAGTGAGGATTTAAGAATCTTTTTGACAGTTGATGAGCAG ACAATGGAAAGAGCAAGATCCCAGGAAACTGGCATTTTCAAGAAAAAGCCAGCAGATTTGATGCAGATTTTCAAG GATGTACAGTCCAAAGTGAGTGATGTTGTTCTCGGAAAAGAGAAACCGGTTGAAGAATCAAGCCCTGAATATGAGAAGCTTAAGAATTATGTTTTTCAGCTCGAAGATCACCTAGCTGAAGCGCAGAAGCATGCTTACCGTCTTGTGAAGAGACACAGGG AGTTAGGACAATCTTTATCAGACTTTGGTAAGGCAGTGAAGCTACTAGGTGAATGTGAAGGAAATGCTCTCGGCAAGGCTTTTTCTGAGCTGGGTGCGAAATCAGAGATTTTGTCAGTTCTTCTGCAGAAAGAG gcTCAGAACCTCTTGATGAATTTTGAAGAACCTTTGAAAGATTATGTGCGTTCAGTGCAGTCTATTAAG GCAACAATAGCAGAAAGAGCAATTGCATTCAGGCAGCATTGTGAACTGGCCGAAGCAATTAAGTTTAAAGAAATAGATAT GAACAAACTCAGGTTAACCCGTTCAGACAAACTGTATGATGCGGAGCATGAATACGAAGAG CTAAAAGCTGAGGGTGCAGAAGCCTGGAGAAGGTTCGAGAAAATTGTGAAGCTAATGAATGAAGAAATCGTTCGATTCCAAGAACAAAAGACGGTAGATTTAGGTGTGGCTTTCCATGAATTTGCCCTAGGTCAGGCACAGCTGGCTAACAGTATTGCCAGTGCTTGGCGCAGTCTTCTTCCAAAGCTCGAAGCTTGCTCCTCGTAG
- the LOC121799155 gene encoding uncharacterized protein LOC121799155 → MAIRHIVNIAHASHLKSSASLLVKPKPSTFIASTSIVQFLNLADFSRKHNLAAVSKASPADAISPLDDDEGVSLGTMKLPPDTDVARFETLLFQWGNSLCQGANLPLPLPLKVDKIPGGARLGFITIGDAETEVLVYIDCLVFPGTESSAPVFRAIRNGPKKDQPPPGEPRIMRSMLEALKKCVDIARL, encoded by the exons ATGGCAATCAGACACATTGTTAACATAGCTCATGCATCCCATCTCAAATCTTCAGCGTCTCTCCTTGTGAAGCCGAAGCCTTCCACATTCATCGCCTCTACTAGCATCGTTCAGTTTCTTAATCTAGCCGACTTTTCAAGGAAACATAATCTAGCTGCAGTGTCCAAGGCCTCACCAGCAGATGCCATTTCACCCCTAGACGATGACGAGGGAGTTTCTCTCGGGACTATGAAACTTCCCCCCGACACCGATGTGGCTAGATTCGAGACATTGTTGTTTCAG TGGGGAAACAGTCTATGCCAAGGCGCTAATTTACCGCTGCCCTTGCCACTCAAG GTTGACAAAATCCCAGGCGGAGCTAGGCTTGGCTTCATTACTATTGGAGATGCGGAGACGGAGGTCCTTGTGTACATAgattgtttggtatttcccggAACTGAAAGCTCTGCTCCAGTCTTCAGAGCCATACGAAACGGGCCAAAGAAAGATCAACCGCCTCCTGGAGAGCCACGGATCATGAGAAGCATGTTGGAGGCCTTGAAGAAGTGTGTTGATATAGCAAGACTCTAA
- the LOC121800840 gene encoding uncharacterized protein LOC121800840: MEKLHTYDFCGGDGYDAVVVGSGYGGSVAACRLSMAGFKVCLFEKGRKWEAKDFPSDSFKILSTLRLENKNMGINIGPKDALFQVHIQDDSLAATACGLGGGSLVNAGIILPTTVRARRDPRWPEPWEKYEALVSEMLNVQSVPTVFQNSNIMQQVVDNEYDKSIHEQIKLSINFDVEDSRKFQQPAGCIKRTESEVHYVVRNDDNIYRDKGGFEARSKRRWLVFLNEFDYVASDIVILSAWYSKNTFPVAFERIVNVREAWLGIELQWEQCGLLGWKLSPFKHVWTKRNTVLWSTVSRETRTVHFFIVGVHHSERCDSRCIFKGITTYKWQSSNCFLHVVIDVLKRAVGLKRDQDMWTAHFR, from the exons ATGGAGAAACTACATACATATGATTTCTGTGGCGGTGATGGTTATGATGCTGTCGTTGTTGGCTCCGGATATGGAGGTTCCGTTGCTGCTTGTAGGCTGTCCATGGCAGGCTTTAAGGTGTGTTTGTTCGAGAAAGGGCGTAAATGGGAAGCTAAGGATTTTCCATCAGACAGTTTCAAGATTTTGTCCACTCTTAGGCTGGAAAACAAGAACATGGGAATCAACATCGGCCCTAAAGATGCGCTGTTTCAG GTACATATACAAGACGATTCTCTTGCAGCGACGGCCTGTGGCTTAGGTGGAGGCTCACTTGTGAATGCAGGAATTATACTACCTACAACAGTTCGCGCACGACGTGATCCTAGATGGCCCGAGCCCTGGGAAAAGTACGAGGCCTTAGTATCGGAGATGCTAAATGTACAGAGTGTTCCAACGGTGTTCCAGAATTCCAACATCATGCAACAAGTGGTCGACAATGAGTAcgataagagcatccacgaGCAAATAAAACTGAGCATAAACTTCGACGTGGAGGATTCTAGAAAGTTCCAGCAACCA GCAGGATGCATAAAAAGAACAGAAAGTGAGGTTCATTATGTGGTGAGAAACGACGATAATATCTATAGAGATAAAGGAGGCTTCGAAGCTAGAAGCAAACGACGATGGCTTGTATTTCTCAACGAATTTGACTATGTGGCGTCTGACATAGTTATACTTTCAG CTTGGTACAGCAAAAATACGTTTCCAGTCGCGTTTGAGAGGATTGTCAACGTCAGAGAAGCTTGGCTCGGGATTGAGCTGCAATGGGAGCAATGTGGCCTACTTGGCTGGAAGCTCAGCCCCTTTAAACACGTATGGACTAAACGAAACACAGTTTTGTGGTCTACCGTTTCAAGAGAGACCAGGACCGTCCATTTCTTCATCGTTGGGGTTCACCATTCAG AGCGCTGTGATTCCCGCTGCATATTCAAAGGAATCACAACTTACAAATGGCAATCGAGCAACTGTTTCTTACACGTCGTGATAGATGTTTTAAAGCGAGCCGTAGGCTTGAAGCGCGACCAAGATATG TGGACAGCTCACTTTCGATAA
- the LOC121801209 gene encoding probable nucleolar protein 5-2: MLLLFETPAGFALFKVLDEGKLSKVEDLSKEFASPDSARQVVKLRAFSKFENTADALSAATQLIESKPSKGLRKFLRSHCDGDILAVADSKLGNTIKEKLQIECVHNNSVMELMRGVRSQLTELISGLAAQDVAPMSLGLSHSLSRYKLKFSPDKVDTMVIQAISLLDDLDKELNTYAMRVREWYGWHFPELAKIVQDNILYAKSVKLMGYRSNAAKLDFSEILPEEVETELKEAAVISMGTEVSDLDLENIKDLCNQVLSLSEYRAQLYDYLKSRMNTIAPNLTALVGELVGARLIAHGGSLVNLSKQPGSTVQILGAEKALFRALKTKHATPKYGLIYHASLIGQAAPKHKGKISRSLAAKAALAIRCDALGDGADNTMGVENRIKLEARLRSLEGKELSRSAGSVKGKPNIEFYDKDRKKGSGGMITPAKTYNPAADSVLALTESLSKDDEEEAEPEVVEEEQKKKKKKKRAEPEDATPGAVDDAEVETEPAKKEKKKKRKHTEEADKDGDADVSEKKKKKRKHAETEDGCDETSAKKKDKKKKTKSQD; the protein is encoded by the exons ATGTTGCTTCTCTTTGAAACGCCGGCTGGCTTTGCTCTTTTCAAGGTTCTCGATGAAGGAAAACTTTCCAAAGTCGAG GATTTGAGCAAAGAATTCGCCTCCCCTGACTCCGCTAGACAG GTTGTCAAGCTGAGAGCATTCTCAAAATTTGAGAATACCGCAGATGCATTGTCTGCTGCTACGCAACTGATAGAGAGTAAACCCAGCAAAGGCCTCCGGAAATTCCTCCGTAGCCACTGTGATGGTGATATTCTAGCTGTAGCTGATTCTAAGCTTGGTAACACAATCAAAGAGAAGCTT CAAATTGAATGCGTCCATAACAATTCGGTTATGGAATTAATGAGAGGAGTCAGAAGTCAATTGACTGAACTGATATCTGGCCTAGCAGCACAAGACGTGGCACCCATGAGCCTAGGTTTATCTCACAGCCTATCCAGATATAAGTTAAAGTTCAGCCCTGATAAG GTTGATACAATGGTAATTCAAGCCATTAGCTTGTTGGATGACCTTGACAAAGAGTTGAATACATATGCAATGAGGGTCAGGGAGTGGTATGGATGGCATTTTCCCGAACTTGCGAAGATCGTGCAGGATAACATCCTGTATGCAAAGTCTGTGAAATTGATGGGCTACCGTTCCAATGCTGCCAAGCTTGATTTCTCTGAG ATACTTCCGGAGGAGGTTGAGACAGAACTAAAGGAGGCAGCCGTGATCTCCATGGGAACTGAAGTTAGTGATCTGGATTTGGAGAACATAAAGGATCTATGCAACCAAGTTCTCTCTCTTTCTGAGTACAGAGCTCAACTGTACGACTATCTAAAAAGCAGGATGAACACTATTGCCCCGAATTTAACTGCACTTGTTGGCGAACTTGTTGGTGCTCGGTTAATTGCTCATGGAGGCAGCTTGGTGAATCTGTCTAAGCAGCCTGGAAGTACGGTGCAGATACTTGGTGCGGAGAAGGCTCTCTTCAGAGCATTGAAAACTAAGCATGCAACTCCGAAGTATGGTCTTATCTATCATGCATCTCTGATCGGTCAAGCTGCCCCTAAGCACAAGGGTAAAATATCACGGTCTCTCGCTGCAAAAGCTGCTTTGGCTATCCGCTGTGATGCTCTCGGAGATGGCGCAGATAACACAATGGGCGTGGAGAATAGAATCAAG CTTGAAGCACGGCTGAGGAGCTTAGAAGGAAAAGAACTAAGTCGTTCTGCTGGTTCGGTGAAAGGAAAGCCAAATATCGAGTTTTATGACAAGGACAGGAAGAAGGGATCCGGAGGGATGATCACTCCTGCCAAG ACTTACAATCCGGCAGCTGATTCAGTTCTTGCACTCACGGAATCACTCTCCAAGgatgacgaagaagaagcagaacctgaagttgttgaagaagagcagaaaaagaagaaaaagaaaaagagggcTGAGCCTGAAGATGCCACGCCAGGAGCAGTTGATGACGCAGAAGTTGAAACCGAGCCAGctaagaaggagaagaagaaaaagagaaagcACACTGAAGAAGCAGACAAAGATGGTGATGCGGACGTCagtgagaagaagaaaaagaagaggaaaCATGCTGAAACTGAGGATGGCTGTGACGAGACTTCTGCTAAgaagaaagataaaaagaagAAGACGAAGAGCCAAGACTGA